The nucleotide window AAGGGTCCTCCGgggggagcctgactgggggtTTTGGGGATGTCAAACCCTTCCAGATGGTGGGGGAACGGGACCGGGAAGGCGaggattttaaagacaaaaatcaccGAAACCGGGTTGTGCAGCTTccagggaacacacacacacacacacacaccgcttCCTATCCCTCCTACATCGCCTTGTAGGTGCTGATGAATCAGGAACCGAAAGCTCCTTTGTTCGAGCTCACACCCACCCAAGCTCGGAGCTTCAACAATAACATTTACTGTAGTTCTGCTGGCTTCTCGGGCTCCGTCCAGACTTACGGTGGCTGAGCTGtactgtgaaattttaaaaagggacaaCCAGCCCTTCTTGCAGCGGCCCGTGTGCAAATTGCCTCTAAATGCAGCTCAGGACTGGTTTCGGGGTGGGGGCGGCTTTGTGTGCGACTGGCTGCGCTGTTGAGCGCGAAGAGCCCTGTCAGGGCGGTGGCCGGGGCGCCGCAGCAGCTGCCGCCTTTATGAGCGGAGAAGAGCTGCACGGACAGCCCGCCCACGGTCCGGAGAAGCCCCTGCAGCCTCCGCTGCGCGCTCACAATTTTTGCCCGatccccacccccgcaccccccgcgcCTCCAATGGCCTCACTGTTTACGTCTTCTAGCCAGACTTTAATTTTTAAGCGTTGCAGGTCACAACCCACAGTGGTGAATTTCACTATTCCTGAAGAGCAGTCTCCCCGGTTTGGCCCCCCACATTTGGAAATAATGGGGGGGGGTTTGTGTAGGAACAGGAAGAGCTTGAGCCTTGAATGAAAgcggaaggaggcagaggtggggttTCAGGCAGCAGATGCGAGGGCAAAAGCGCATTTCTGAGCCGAGAGAGACCTGGGTGGGTCGCTGGCTCGATCTCACCCGCCTTGGCTTTGTATATGCAGCGTCTTTTGCAAACATGTCTGACAAACCCGATATGGCTGAGATTGAGAAATTCGATAAGTCAAAACTGAAGAAGACAGAAACACAGGAGAAGAATCCACTGCCTTCAAAAGAAAGTAAGCTCTCCCTACCGCCTAACGGAAAGGCTGGGCGGCAGGAagattggggggaggggaagggctggTAGTTTTTATGATGAATGTGGCCTGAAAAGgttaattaaaaattgttttgcagCCAACAGACGGGCTTTAATAACCTAATAAGAGTGGCATGTTTGATATGCCATATTAATATGCAATGTTATTTTATACCATTTCatgttaaaatgttctttttaatgtACACATTTTCACGATGCGACGACTTGATGCCTGCTGGATGTTTATGATATGGGAAGATActgtaaacaaa belongs to Canis lupus baileyi chromosome Y, mCanLup2.hap1, whole genome shotgun sequence and includes:
- the LOC140629026 gene encoding thymosin beta-4-like, with protein sequence MSDKPDMAEIEKFDKSKLKKTETQEKNPLPSKETIEQEKQAGEL